The DNA sequence GAAAAAGCAAAAAACATCCTTCAAGAAAAACGTTTCAAGCAATTAGAATAGAAGTGAATAAAGAATTAGAAGTTTTAGAAAAAACAATAGATAAATCAATAGATTTATTAAAAAAAGGTGGAAGGCTAGCTATAATTACATTTCATTCATTAGAGGATAGAATAGTTAAAGAAAAATTTAGAAATTTAGAAAATGGATGCACTTGTCCACCAGATTTTCCAATATGTGTGTGTGGATTTGAGCCTAAAGTAAAGGTAATAACTAGAAAACCGATAATTCCAAATGAAAATGAAGTAGAAGAAAATTTTAGAGCTCACTCTTCAAAACTTAGAGTGGTGGAAAGGGTGTAATAAAATGAGAGATAATACAGCCAGAAAAGAGGAATATTTTTATTCATATGATAATGAAAATATAACAAATAAAAATAATGTAGTAAATAAAAGTCAGAAACAAAAAAATAATTTTGTGGCTGTTTTGTTTTTTTCAATTTTAATATCTTTGGTTTCTTGTATTTATGTAAATTTAATTATGAAAGAAATAGAGGCTGGAAAGCAATTATATAAATTAAAAATAGAAAAGAAAAATCTTATAAAAAATATATCATTATTACAATCTAAAATAGATGGGAAAATGGATTTGAATAAAATAAGGAAAATTGCAGAAAAAGAGTTAGGTATGGAAATATATAATCAAATACAGTATTTAGCAGTAAAATAGATCAAAGAAATTATAATTATTTTGGTCTATTTTTTTTTGAAAAAAAGGAAATATTAGTTTTTGTTGTATATTATAATTAAGGAGCATTAAACAATTACTTAGGAATGGCTTAAAAATAACATTCCCATTTTGTTTTAAAATACGCAATAATTTAAGCGTTTTTATAACAAAATATGAGAACATTATTTTTTAAACGTTCCTTACTTTTTTATGAGAACTATTGAGTATGTTATTGTTTTATGAGCCGGAAGAGAAACATATTTTCAAGAACAAATAAAAAATAAGGATAAGGAGGATATTTATGGAAAAAAGTTTTGTAATGGTAAAGCCAGATGGGGTACAAAGAGAGTTAGTAGGGGAAATAATTGGTAGATTTGAAAAAAAAGGAGTTAAAGTAATAGGATTGAAATTAATGGTTATTAGTGAAGAGTTAGCGAGAAAACATTATGCGGTTCATGAAGGAAAATCTTTTTTTGAAGAATTAATAAAATTTATAACATCAGGTCCAGTTGTAGCAATGGTTATGGAGGGAGAAGGAGTTATTGGTGTAATTAGAAAAATGGTAGGGGCAACAAAGCCAGGAGATGCTGATCCAGGAACGATTAGAGGAGATTTTGTATTGGATGCAGGACAAAATATAATACATGCTTCTGATTCTAAGGAAAATGCAGAAAGAGAAATAGATCTATTTTTTGCAAAAGAAGAGATTATTGAGTATAGTCTAGCT is a window from the Haliovirga abyssi genome containing:
- the ndk gene encoding nucleoside-diphosphate kinase, producing the protein MEKSFVMVKPDGVQRELVGEIIGRFEKKGVKVIGLKLMVISEELARKHYAVHEGKSFFEELIKFITSGPVVAMVMEGEGVIGVIRKMVGATKPGDADPGTIRGDFVLDAGQNIIHASDSKENAEREIDLFFAKEEIIEYSLAVRPWIYSLPKID